GAGGGAGGTTTAGAAACTTTATATCTCCCTTATGAGTGCCTTGAGCAGTCCAGCTAATCGCAACTTTGTCCCCTTCAGCAATTGCATCTGTAATTGTAAACTGTAGATTGGGGAAACCTGTGTGAATGTCAGCGACCCATGATTTAAAACCCTCACAATCAAGTCTTCCAGGAAGTATAGGGTAGTAAACCTTGAAGTCATGGCTAGCAAGTTCCTCTACTACTGCCAAATTTCCCTTTCCCCATGTTTGTTCACAGAATTGTCGGGCGATTTCTTTGTTTTGTTGTGCTGACATGACTAGTTATGTGACTATTGTTAGTTTCCTTTCGGGATTTAACTAATTTTATAGCTAACATAACCGATTTTTCTGCTTGCACAGACTTTACCTTGTACATTTGTATCAAATTATTAACAAATATATTTGTTATCATACGTACTATAGCAATCCTAAATCATTGATCAACAACAAGATTACTGACTTATGAGAAATGCCAACAATTTAAATGTTTCTATTGTTACAGAAGATATTGAAAAAATATAGCAAAATTACAGAGGTAAGTAATGATATTATATTTTAGTAAAAAACTAATTTATGATAAAAATCAATAAATGTATCTTATCGATTTAAGAAACTAAATAAAATTGATAAAAAAACAGAAAGATTTCTAGTCAAAAAAAGCTTTATCCTGCAATAAGGGGGCAGCGTGAATGTTTTCGTGATTCACTCTAGCCACCCTTATAATGTGGCAAAAAGGTGTGTGTCAATGGATTTATTAGAATACCAAGTCAAAGAATGGTTTGCGAACATAGGCATTCCTGTATTGCCTTCGCAACGAATTGACCATCCCACGGATTTAAAACGTTTAAAAATTCGCTACCCAATTGTTCTGAAATCTCAAGTCAATGCGGTGGAACGAGCAAAAGTAGGTGGAGTCAGGTTTGTAGGAACGACAATTGATGCGATCGCCGCAGCACGAAGTATCTTTAATTTGCCAATTTTAGGACAATTGCCAGAAGTGTTACTGGCAGAAACTAAGTACGAAACTGATCAAGAATTTTATCTTGCTGTGGTATTGGATACAGCTGTCTGCCGTCCTATACTTTTAGGTTGTACTGAAGCAGAGGACATAGATTGGGAATCCGCAGACGAAAAAATGCACTACGTGGTTGTTGAACAAGAGTTTTCCCCATTTTATGCTCGACAACTGGCGTTGAAAATGGGCT
This portion of the Brasilonema sennae CENA114 genome encodes:
- a CDS encoding ester cyclase, with protein sequence MSAQQNKEIARQFCEQTWGKGNLAVVEELASHDFKVYYPILPGRLDCEGFKSWVADIHTGFPNLQFTITDAIAEGDKVAISWTAQGTHKGDIKFLNLPPTKKSVSWTGIIIYRIVEGKITEERGQEDALGVLQQLGLIPKL